A single region of the Bacillus cereus genome encodes:
- a CDS encoding MFS transporter: protein MFKWLKPAPAIERLPADMIAKVYTLLRIRVLMGISVGYAAYYLVRSNFTLSSTYLVQEYGFSTAEIGLLGSVMAIVYGFSKFFMGNLSDKAFAQRFIAVGLFLSGLVNICFGFASSFGMIVTLLVLNGIVQGMGAPPCSIVMTKWFSKKERGTKTGIWNISHNVGGMLVPPLVGIGVGIFGENHWQGGVFIFPAIIAMVISVLVWINAKDTPESEGLPPIDEYRNDYENLEKADNANKMSPKEILMKYVVKNKFVWFLCIANAFVYLIRFGVINWVPLYLTTVKGFSKNEAHAAYAIFEGMAIPSSLIVGLLSDKLFKGKRMPLCIISMVGVVIGTFVYWQATSVLVVSIAVSIIGCLIYVPQFLIGLSAMELVPKFAVGTTVGMCGLFGYVGGSLVANAAIGVIVDRSGWDGCFILLLTGAILSTVFLFIVQRGHERKDPKAA, encoded by the coding sequence ATGTTTAAATGGCTTAAGCCAGCGCCTGCGATTGAGAGATTACCAGCGGATATGATCGCTAAAGTATATACATTACTGCGTATTCGTGTGTTAATGGGAATCTCAGTGGGATATGCTGCTTATTATTTAGTGCGCAGTAATTTTACGTTATCAAGTACGTATTTAGTACAAGAATATGGTTTTAGTACAGCTGAAATTGGACTACTAGGTTCAGTAATGGCGATTGTTTATGGATTTAGTAAGTTCTTTATGGGGAATTTATCAGATAAAGCTTTTGCCCAGCGCTTTATCGCAGTTGGATTATTCTTATCAGGGCTTGTAAATATTTGTTTCGGGTTTGCATCTTCATTTGGAATGATCGTTACGTTACTTGTCCTGAACGGTATTGTACAAGGTATGGGAGCACCACCTTGTAGTATCGTTATGACGAAATGGTTCTCGAAGAAAGAACGTGGTACGAAAACAGGTATTTGGAATATTTCACATAACGTTGGTGGAATGCTAGTGCCGCCCCTTGTCGGAATCGGTGTAGGTATTTTCGGTGAGAATCATTGGCAGGGCGGAGTATTTATTTTCCCAGCGATTATCGCAATGGTAATTTCAGTTCTTGTTTGGATTAATGCGAAGGATACACCAGAATCTGAAGGTCTTCCTCCAATTGATGAGTATCGTAATGACTATGAAAATCTTGAAAAAGCAGATAATGCTAACAAGATGTCACCAAAAGAAATTTTAATGAAATACGTAGTAAAAAATAAATTTGTATGGTTCTTATGTATTGCGAATGCATTTGTTTATTTAATTCGTTTCGGTGTTATTAACTGGGTTCCACTTTATTTAACGACAGTTAAAGGTTTTTCAAAAAATGAAGCACATGCAGCATACGCAATCTTTGAAGGTATGGCAATTCCAAGTTCATTAATCGTTGGTCTTTTAAGTGATAAATTATTTAAAGGGAAACGTATGCCATTGTGTATTATTAGTATGGTTGGAGTTGTTATTGGTACGTTTGTATATTGGCAAGCAACTAGCGTACTTGTTGTAAGTATTGCAGTTTCTATTATCGGATGTTTAATTTACGTACCACAGTTCTTAATCGGTTTAAGTGCGATGGAATTAGTACCGAAATTTGCAGTAGGTACGACAGTTGGTATGTGTGGTCTGTTTGGTTATGTGGGCGGAAGTCTTGTAGCAAACGCAGCAATTGGTGTTATTGTTGATCGTTCTGGCTGGGATGGTTGCTTTATCTTACTATTAACAGGTGCAATTTTATCAACAGTCTTCTTGTTCATCGTTCAACGTGGACATGAGAGAAAAGATCCTAAAGCGGCGTAA
- a CDS encoding ABC transporter substrate-binding protein, translated as MRKIAFFFFLLVIGGAMSSCSRDTTSIKYNKSGLPILDDRHLVAYVAAREEVGEALLSSFCKQRGCTYEFIRLSTEELLRRVEEEAGNPKADIIIGGTVDAHQMMKQKNLSIPVMSQHANRISKSVKDKDGYWYGYEVEKLAIAINKERWNEEIAPLGLPYPSRWQDLLDPVYTGKIAMPDPNVSGTAYTLFQSLIDTLGEEEAKGYVKSLARQIGEVTVNGYMPAELVASGEYMIGINFAGDQRMLQKQGFPIVSNEPEQTGLSVNAISKLKRAPSGFIADLFIDYCLSEEAGHILEKVSFGVPTMFAKNQKEIEGQPVRRTNKNISNSGIIEIWNRQRLSQQ; from the coding sequence ATGAGAAAGATAGCCTTTTTCTTCTTTTTGCTAGTAATCGGAGGAGCGATGTCTAGTTGCTCTCGAGATACAACCTCTATTAAATATAATAAAAGTGGTCTCCCTATTTTGGATGATCGTCATCTTGTTGCGTATGTAGCGGCCCGCGAGGAAGTTGGTGAAGCTTTGCTTTCATCATTTTGTAAACAACGAGGGTGTACATATGAATTTATTCGTCTATCGACAGAAGAACTTCTTCGGAGAGTAGAAGAGGAAGCTGGAAATCCGAAGGCGGATATTATTATTGGCGGTACAGTAGATGCGCATCAAATGATGAAGCAAAAGAACCTTTCTATTCCTGTTATGAGCCAGCATGCGAACCGTATTTCAAAGTCTGTTAAAGATAAAGATGGTTATTGGTACGGTTACGAAGTGGAGAAACTAGCAATCGCGATTAATAAAGAGCGGTGGAATGAAGAAATAGCACCGCTCGGTCTTCCGTATCCATCACGGTGGCAAGATTTATTAGATCCGGTATATACGGGTAAGATTGCAATGCCTGATCCAAATGTTTCCGGCACAGCATATACTTTGTTTCAATCACTTATTGATACTTTAGGTGAAGAAGAAGCGAAAGGGTATGTTAAGAGTCTTGCAAGGCAAATTGGTGAAGTAACGGTGAATGGTTATATGCCTGCAGAACTGGTCGCGAGCGGTGAATATATGATAGGCATCAATTTTGCGGGAGATCAGAGAATGCTTCAGAAACAAGGCTTTCCTATTGTAAGTAATGAACCTGAGCAAACAGGGTTATCTGTTAATGCGATTTCGAAACTGAAGCGTGCACCGAGTGGTTTTATTGCGGACTTATTTATTGATTATTGTTTATCAGAAGAAGCGGGGCACATTTTAGAAAAAGTTTCGTTTGGCGTACCAACGATGTTTGCGAAGAACCAAAAAGAGATAGAAGGTCAGCCAGTTAGAAGAACGAACAAAAATATATCAAATAGTGGAATAATCGAGATATGGAATAGACAACGTCTCTCTCAGCAGTGA
- a CDS encoding DUF3919 family protein, translating into MKRLSFQILMFVFCMIASLILFYVIEKQIYNRITIVDDKQAVLQRVNESLPTEVKVRHEKWGEIVVTDEVRLHTIVSFFDRIRVEPREARNQEQVFTGEVTYLNGHKRTFAVGDLFQYEANVYGKNGTDPMISALQTYLLSLYYTPERISNFFAEAKEVVVRQGDVIRTIDLTQIFDSIRYAKQITDYGEIQKLLQSQNEPIVYITAYKTGKRVKNEREDILTISVYPSYFVVQYLGDNNGNVMYMKGSLAEFLVKENVS; encoded by the coding sequence ATGAAAAGGCTATCATTTCAAATTCTTATGTTTGTCTTTTGTATGATCGCTTCTCTTATTTTGTTTTATGTTATTGAGAAGCAAATATATAATCGAATCACGATTGTGGATGACAAACAAGCCGTTTTACAAAGAGTGAACGAATCCCTTCCTACTGAAGTGAAAGTAAGGCATGAGAAGTGGGGAGAAATTGTTGTAACGGATGAAGTTCGTTTGCATACGATTGTTTCATTCTTTGACCGAATTCGAGTAGAACCGAGAGAAGCGAGGAATCAAGAACAAGTATTTACTGGAGAAGTAACGTACTTGAATGGACATAAACGTACTTTTGCAGTAGGTGACTTGTTCCAGTATGAGGCCAATGTATACGGAAAGAATGGTACGGATCCGATGATCTCAGCATTACAAACGTATTTGTTAAGCCTGTATTATACACCGGAGCGCATTAGTAATTTCTTTGCGGAGGCAAAGGAAGTTGTAGTGAGGCAAGGGGATGTAATACGTACTATAGATCTTACGCAAATATTTGATTCTATTCGATACGCAAAGCAAATTACAGATTACGGAGAAATTCAGAAATTATTACAATCACAGAATGAGCCGATTGTTTATATTACTGCCTATAAAACAGGCAAGCGTGTAAAGAATGAGCGGGAGGATATTCTAACCATTTCTGTGTATCCATCGTACTTTGTTGTGCAATATCTCGGTGATAATAACGGGAATGTCATGTATATGAAGGGCTCCCTAGCAGAATTCCTTGTAAAGGAGAATGTGTCATGA
- a CDS encoding HAMP domain-containing sensor histidine kinase — MSLKRNMVFGIVGLLIPILVLLYAVVYIALEKNVYHNAADSLEKLSVEAQIYTMNYLEKEAEVETLGPNSLLIASYLAKRMDVRVQMIGKNGDVVADTQKGALLHRNIDIESSLKGKKSYVFEEGDPAPILLFSSPVYYGNDVIGSIRFINELTDEKEVLTNVSWTFLMTSLCLVAAGIFFAIRLAKSLHKPIDQLRQMAHRLANGDYESKIELNEYVEIAQLSASFNAMADGIELHIKQLKEEKEKQKDFLDRITHELKTPLTAIIGYVDLIPKLQSKEDVQESLRYVAVESERLLSLVEELLKSSKYGTSTFEVSPTVVNIKELAEEAVSIVKLRLQQFEIEVMNELMEVHVVADFDKTKQIFLNVLDNAIKYSDATQVRMNVIINEQEAKVFVHDDGIGMDEGVLAEWNESPEGKVLPSSYGNGYGLYICQGIMEKQGGSMRIESSEEMGTTICMTFVLPRRMEDIKNLKAVK, encoded by the coding sequence ATGTCTTTAAAACGAAATATGGTGTTTGGAATAGTTGGATTGTTGATTCCAATTCTTGTTCTTTTGTATGCGGTTGTTTATATTGCACTGGAGAAGAATGTATATCATAATGCGGCAGATTCCTTAGAAAAGTTAAGTGTAGAAGCACAAATTTATACGATGAATTATTTAGAGAAGGAAGCAGAAGTGGAGACGCTAGGTCCGAATTCGCTTTTAATTGCTTCGTATTTAGCGAAGCGAATGGATGTCCGGGTGCAGATGATTGGGAAGAATGGAGATGTTGTTGCAGATACACAAAAAGGGGCATTACTTCATCGGAATATTGATATTGAGAGTTCTTTGAAGGGAAAGAAATCCTATGTTTTCGAGGAGGGAGACCCAGCTCCAATTCTTTTGTTTTCAAGTCCGGTTTATTATGGAAACGATGTCATTGGGAGTATTCGTTTTATAAATGAGTTAACGGATGAGAAGGAAGTTTTAACAAATGTGAGTTGGACGTTTTTAATGACGTCGCTTTGTTTAGTAGCTGCTGGTATTTTCTTTGCGATTCGTTTGGCGAAGTCTCTTCATAAACCAATTGATCAGTTAAGGCAAATGGCGCATCGGCTTGCGAATGGAGATTATGAAAGTAAGATTGAGCTAAATGAGTATGTGGAGATTGCACAGCTTTCAGCATCCTTTAATGCGATGGCTGATGGGATTGAACTGCATATTAAGCAGCTGAAGGAAGAGAAAGAGAAACAGAAAGATTTCTTAGACCGCATTACGCATGAGCTGAAAACACCGCTTACGGCAATTATCGGTTATGTAGATTTGATTCCGAAGTTACAATCGAAGGAGGATGTGCAGGAGAGCCTCCGTTATGTGGCTGTAGAAAGTGAGCGTCTCTTATCACTTGTAGAGGAATTACTTAAGTCTTCAAAGTACGGGACGAGTACGTTTGAAGTGTCGCCTACAGTCGTGAATATAAAGGAATTGGCAGAAGAGGCAGTTTCGATTGTGAAACTTAGGTTGCAGCAGTTTGAAATTGAAGTTATGAATGAGTTAATGGAAGTACACGTTGTTGCGGATTTTGATAAGACGAAGCAAATTTTCTTGAATGTGCTTGATAATGCGATTAAATATAGTGATGCTACGCAAGTTCGTATGAATGTAATTATAAATGAGCAGGAAGCAAAGGTTTTTGTTCATGATGATGGCATCGGTATGGATGAAGGTGTGCTTGCAGAATGGAATGAGTCTCCGGAAGGGAAGGTGCTTCCTTCTAGTTATGGGAATGGCTATGGTTTATACATTTGTCAGGGGATTATGGAGAAGCAAGGCGGAAGTATGCGAATTGAGAGTAGTGAAGAAATGGGAACTACAATATGTATGACATTTGTACTTCCGAGACGGATGGAAGACATAAAAAACTTGAAAGCGGTTAAATGA
- a CDS encoding response regulator transcription factor has protein sequence MKILVVDDESSIRNLIRMQLEMEGYEVLTAADGREALERWNEQPDVLILDVMLPDTDGYELLRLFREKDRDIPVLMLTAKSQMNDKLLGLQLGADDYVTKPFNYAELILRVKNMSRRVKKEEVTASHEVIRAGDLLICPKERKVHVSGQEIQLTYREFNLCQLFVSNPQRVFMRDELLEKVWGFEYIGNTRAVDIMVQRLRKKLGKSGEYIKTIYGVGYKLDC, from the coding sequence ATGAAAATACTTGTAGTAGATGATGAATCGAGTATTCGTAATTTGATTCGGATGCAGTTAGAGATGGAAGGGTATGAAGTATTGACGGCGGCTGATGGGAGAGAAGCTTTAGAGAGATGGAATGAGCAGCCGGATGTACTTATTTTAGATGTGATGCTTCCTGATACGGATGGGTATGAGTTATTACGTTTATTCAGGGAGAAGGATCGTGATATTCCGGTGCTTATGCTGACAGCGAAGAGTCAGATGAATGATAAGTTACTTGGTCTTCAGCTTGGAGCGGATGATTATGTGACGAAGCCTTTTAATTATGCGGAGCTTATTCTTCGTGTGAAGAATATGAGTAGGCGTGTGAAGAAGGAGGAGGTAACTGCAAGTCATGAAGTAATTCGCGCAGGTGATTTACTTATTTGTCCAAAGGAACGAAAGGTGCATGTGAGTGGGCAGGAGATTCAGTTAACGTACCGAGAGTTTAATTTATGCCAGTTGTTTGTTTCGAATCCGCAGCGTGTATTCATGAGAGATGAGTTACTCGAGAAGGTATGGGGGTTTGAGTATATCGGAAATACGAGAGCGGTTGATATTATGGTGCAAAGGCTTCGAAAGAAACTCGGGAAAAGCGGGGAGTATATTAAGACAATTTATGGTGTTGGGTATAAGCTTGATTGCTAA